From Hydra vulgaris chromosome 07, alternate assembly HydraT2T_AEP, a single genomic window includes:
- the LOC136082391 gene encoding methyltransferase-like protein 22: MNHDIFVLSEVHLCKTKNKISSEKYITRFCIKCSTHIEPKSIPLTENTIDYDSDGDLNTNRTEFDNNAITLTIIHCNSTHLNNVGKQVWAASLLMADYIIYSDVFKDCYCIELGAGVGICSILASFKASHVFSTDKENDILCLTQENYELNCFMRYYFDAFHKKTDQDLNVSFRKLNWFNVEKQHNEVSLNQFLLDLNLQDSNSEFSWIDKDCLVIEKTNIIIAADCIYDEELTDQLFHVIFTFSQISNFDVIVFFSIEKRLNFSIEELDVSSPSYEHFRNLLHCYSSSNNISITNIPLDFPIFVDYERSSYLELWRIDIFK, translated from the coding sequence atgaaccacgatatttttgttttatctgaaGTTCACTTATGCAAAACTAAAAACAAGATTTCTagtgaaaaatatataactcgGTTTTGTATCAAATGTTCGACACATATAGAACCAAAGTCAATTCCTTTAACCGAAAACACGATCGACTACGATAGTGATGGAGATTTAAATACTAACAGAACTGAGTTTGATAATAACGCTATAACACTAACGATTATTCATTGTAATAGTACTCATTTAAATAATGTTGGTAAGCAAGTGTGGGCAGCATCTCTGTTGATGGCggattatattatatacagtgACGTATTTAAAGATTGTTATTGCATTGAACTTGGTGCTGGAGTTGGAATTTGTTCTATTCTTGCTTCATTTAAAGCTTCTCATGTATTTTCTACTGATAAAGAAAATGACATTTTGTGTTTAACTCAAGAAAACTatgaattaaattgttttatgagaTATTATTTTGATGCATTCCACAAAAAAACAGATCAAGACCTAAATGTATCTTTCAGAAAATTAAACTGGTTTAATGTTGAAAAACAACATAATGAAGTAAGTTTAAATCAGtttcttttagatttaaatttacaagATAGCAACTCTGAATTTTCTTGGATAGATAAAGACTGCTTGgtaatagaaaaaacaaatataattatagctGCTGATTGCATATATGATGAAGAGCTTACTGATCAACTTTTTCATGTGATATTTACATTTTCtcaaatatcaaattttgatgttattgtgtttttttccatAGAAAAACGACTGAATTTTTCTATAGAAGAATTAGATGTTTCTTCTCCTTCTTATGAACATTTCCGTAATTTGCTACATTGTTATAGTAGTTCCAATAACATATCTATAACAAACATTCCACTTGATTTTccgatttttgttgattatgaaCGATCAAGTTATCTTGAATTATGGAGAAttgatattttcaaataa